The genomic window TTGGCATTGGCGCCAGCACCGCGATGTATTCGGTCTTCAACTCCGTCCTGCTGCGTCCGCTGCCGGGCGTCGATCGGCCGTCAGAGTTGGTGACCATCCGCTTTCAAGCGGCCAGCCGTCAGGGCAGCTATTGGGTGTCGTATCTCGACTACGCCGACATCCGTGACGGCACTCCCGGTCTGAGCGGCCTTGCCGCCACCTCGCCCCTTGCGGTTGATCTGTCGATCCCGAGCGAGCGCGATCCACATCGGATCGAGGCGGAGGTCGTGACCGCCAACTACTTCGACGTCCTCGGTGTGAGGCCGCTGCCGGGCCGCGGGTTTGCACCGCACGAGGAGCAACCCACCGCCGACGCGCCGGTCGCCGTCATCAGCCGGCGGCTGTGGGACCGGCTCTTCAATCAGGCCCCGGCCGCGATCGGGCAGAACATTCTCATCAATGGCCACTCCGTCGTCATCGCGGGTG from Planctomycetia bacterium includes these protein-coding regions:
- a CDS encoding ABC transporter permease, whose amino-acid sequence is MSLFERLALICVPPDWRRAIAVAIAEEEAHHSALWRAAHIARIGGRMRLARSRDAVATSIQRRFPMRDSLRDLRLAVRGLKRQPWQAAAIVTTLAIGIGASTAMYSVFNSVLLRPLPGVDRPSELVTIRFQAASRQGSYWVSYLDYADIRDGTPGLSGLAATSPLAVDLSIPSERDPHRIEAEVVTANYFDVLGVRPLPGRGFAPHEEQPTADAPVAVISRRLWDRLFNQAPAAIGQNILINGHSVVIAGVAPSGFQGRSPISATDIWFPLGAHPQVMPSAGKT